The sequence TGGCCTCTctccttagaggagtaacatataggaAGTTGATAAGTAAACCACGAAAAATAAGATAATTAAAAGTGCAATATTTGCCTTGTATTTGTGTCAGATTCAACATGCttaatttgtttcgagattatAATATGTGCATGTGtatattttggtgtttatcatGTCTAATCGATCCCCGGCCCACTTGATGAGTGTTTTACCAAAACACTCACTCCCTTACCTTCCTCCCCATATACCGAAAAACAATTGGAAGAGGATGAGCAACATGCATTCTGGGGTTGGTAATCATGTAGTGGAGATATTATTAGTATCTTTTGTGTTTTATTGGTGTTTCCGCTATTACAGTTTTCTTATTTTGTAAAGACATTTTTTCGGTTATGTAAAACTGATTGAAGACTATTTTGTATACACGTGGTTTGTTGTTTTACACTACGACATGTTAAATAAAGCCGATGATACGTCTCGTTCTCAAAATGTGACATTTTTAACAGTAAAAAAGTAAATGTTCAATGCTACTTATacgttatttttaataattaaataatattcattGTATTAAGTACAAATAAATTTCATCGtataacaaataataataaaattaatttcaaaaaaacaaaagacCAATATAATCGTATTTAATTTCAAAGaattattaattatgtttataatGAGAACATAGAAAAAATGGGTActaagaaaaaatattattttatgggTTTATAAATTTATCAGCATTACATTTCTTACCCACTTTTATTTTGTCCAGTTGACTGAAACGAGATTccattttctttttaaaaaatgaatataaataaataacttctaGAAACTAGtaaggatttttttaaaaaaaagttttaaatgacaataataatatacaaaaataaaaataataaaacgaaTTACTATATAAGTTCCACATCAGTCTACCTGATTTAATAAtgggtaatgctacatgtacacggagTTTTACACGTTGGATTACACATGACACTTAAAATTACGTGATTATCCCTCCACTTGATttggaaaaaatctttcaaaaatgcttgtaggataatcatgtaattttaagtaTCATGTGTAaccgtgtacatgtagcattaccctTTAATAATCGTCTTCCATTGTTGAAGTTTTACCAAGCTTTCTCCAACTCCTTTAGTTTTGTCATCTGCAGCTGTAGATTCTCTTACCGAACTCGTAAACCAGATCTTACCCAATCTTCAATCCTATTTTCTTCTTTATCCCAAAAATAAGATGGCATCCCTCCGTGACAACCTCGTTTTCTTGCAAGATTTCCTTCAAAATATCCTGGGCGAAACCATTAGCGAAAGGGATGTTCGAATCCGGGATGCTGCGGATCAAGCGAAAGATATAATCCAATCCCATGTCTCAAAGAAAGACGCTGCTCGAGACGAAAAGGAGTTTGGTGCATTCCAACATTGCATCAACGAAGTTGATTCGATCATTAAGGAAATTCAGGAGAAAGAAGATAATAATCTGCCTTCCAAAACTTCATCGGTTGGCAAAGAATCCATGGTGGGAGTGGATCAAGACTTGATTCAAATAAAGGATTGAGTCATGGGAGATGAGCAGAGTACAAATCATCCCCATCACCGGGATGGGAGGTATTGGCAAGACCACTCTAGCTAGAAATGTTTACGAAGACAATTCGACCGTCAACTTCTTCGATACTCGTCATTGGGTGACaatatcccaagaatatagtgTCCCAGATATTCTTGGAAGCATCCTTTATGTCAAAGGGGCGGAAGCAGAGTTTTTAATCGAACGTGTGTACAAAAGTTTAAAGGGTAGGAGATATCTTATCGTGATGGATGATATGTGGCATTCAGAAGTTTGGGTTAAAGTCCGAAGGGCATTCCCCGACGACTTTAACGGCAGTCGTGTGATTATTACGACGAGGTTGTCTGAAGTGGCCTTGGACATCGATTCCAACAGCCGCCTTCATCGGATGCAACACTTCTATGAGGATCAAAGTTGGGCTCTATTTCGTAGCAAGGCCTTTGGAAACGACTACTGTCCTCCTAGGCATATGGAAGAAATTTCTGAAATTGGCAAATCCATTGCAAGTAACTGCAAAGGACTCCCCCTTGCTACTGTGGTGATCACTGGAATGCTGAAAGCCAACAAAACGAGAGAGTACTGGGAGAATATTGCAGAAAATGTGAACGTAGCATCCACCATAAATGATGATCGATACTCGGGAATCTTCTCTTTAAGTTACAGTAACTTGCCTCGTCACTTGAAGTCTTGCTTTCTATACATGGGATTCTTTGCAGAGGATTACGAGACCCCTGTCAAAAAACTGATTAAATTATGGGTTGCCGATGAATTTCTGGAACCATCATCATCAGAATCTAAAAGCTTGGAAGAGTTGGCGGAGGAGTACATAGAAGATCTGGTCGAGAGAAGCCTCGTTTTGGTGGCGCGCAAGAGATCTAATGGCAGGATGAGACATTGCAAGATCCATGATGTCTTAAGAGATCTAAGCATAACAAAAGGTAGAGAAGAAAGGTTTGTTCTGCATTTCACCTACATGGATAAAAGCAAAATTACTCTTTCGAAACTGGTTGAAATCCAACACCGCCTGATTATTCATACTGATCAAGCGGGcttaaaaaaaaccaaaatttgcaACTCAACAGTTCATACTCTTCTATATTTTGGCTCAAAAACCAGTACACTCTCCTCATTTGCTTCAAAGCTTACATCACTAAGGGTATTGGACGAACTACTTGTAGATTCCAAGTTTTTCCTCGACCAAATCTTCAAACTAGTTAACTTGAAGTACCTTGCTTTTACCTATAACGAAAGCGATAAATGTGTGATTTTGTAGTACCccggttctattttacaagattaagtgattttaaacatgttagaaagtgacatctaattttaaaaatgtcaaaacatgtttaaggagtccttatttgatgaaaataagtggaaaatcagatctagaacgtccgaaaatggtagggtaggtcccgggggtccaaaaatgagttcagaaggaccaaaacagttcggagcactCGGAACAGtttgggccctccgaacccgagttcggaccgttcgaactcAGCAGAGACAGATGTCTTAAAGGCTTGTACAAGTGGCAGTTTGGACCgttcg comes from Henckelia pumila isolate YLH828 chromosome 4, ASM3356847v2, whole genome shotgun sequence and encodes:
- the LOC140863112 gene encoding putative disease resistance RPP13-like protein 3 isoform X6, with amino-acid sequence MSRVQIIPITGMGGIGKTTLARNVYEDNSTVNFFDTRHWVTISQEYSVPDILGSILYVKGAEAEFLIERVYKSLKGRRYLIVMDDMWHSEVWVKVRRAFPDDFNGSRVIITTRLSEVALDIDSNSRLHRMQHFYEDQSWALFRSKAFGNDYCPPRHMEEISEIGKSIASNCKGLPLATVVITGMLKANKTREYWENIAENVNVASTINDDRYSGIFSLSYSNLPRHLKSCFLYMGFFAEDYETPVKKLIKLWVADEFLEPSSSESKSLEELAEEYIEDLVERSLVLVARKRSNGRMRHCKIHDVLRDLSITKGREESAF
- the LOC140863112 gene encoding putative disease resistance RPP13-like protein 3 isoform X3, translating into MSRVQIIPITGMGGIGKTTLARNVYEDNSTVNFFDTRHWVTISQEYSVPDILGSILYVKGAEAEFLIERVYKSLKGRRYLIVMDDMWHSEVWVKVRRAFPDDFNGSRVIITTRLSEVALDIDSNSRLHRMQHFYEDQSWALFRSKAFGNDYCPPRHMEEISEIGKSIASNCKGLPLATVVITGMLKANKTREYWENIAENVNVASTINDDRYSGIFSLSYSNLPRHLKSCFLYMGFFAEDYETPVKKLIKLWVADEFLEPSSSESKSLEELAEEYIEDLVERSLVLVARKRSNGRMRHCKIHDVLRDLSITKVLSRGFWVFPAFLGLVRRLARCSGVAAERCLSSGAVVISGLTTDAVRIIVLEFRAGIACLVELR
- the LOC140863112 gene encoding putative disease resistance RPP13-like protein 3 isoform X4; the encoded protein is MSRVQIIPITGMGGIGKTTLARNVYEDNSTVNFFDTRHWVTISQEYSVPDILGSILYVKGAEAEFLIERVYKSLKGRRYLIVMDDMWHSEVWVKVRRAFPDDFNGSRVIITTRLSEVALDIDSNSRLHRMQHFYEDQSWALFRSKAFGNDYCPPRHMEEISEIGKSIASNCKGLPLATVVITGMLKANKTREYWENIAENVNVASTINDDRYSGIFSLSYSNLPRHLKSCFLYMGFFAEDYETPVKKLIKLWVADEFLEPSSSESKSLEELAEEYIEDLVERSLVLVARKRSNGRMRHCKIHDVLRDLSITKGREERWDRFELEAA
- the LOC140863112 gene encoding putative disease resistance RPP13-like protein 3 isoform X9 — protein: MSRVQIIPITGMGGIGKTTLARNVYEDNSTVNFFDTRHWVTISQEYSVPDILGSILYVKGAEAEFLIERVYKSLKGRRYLIVMDDMWHSEVWVKVRRAFPDDFNGSRVIITTRLSEVALDIDSNSRLHRMQHFYEDQSWALFRSKAFGNDYCPPRHMEEISEIGKSIASNCKGLPLATVVITGMLKANKTREYWENIAENVNVASTINDDRYSGIFSLSYSNLPRHLKSCFLYMGFFAEDYETPVKKLIKLWVADEFLEPSSSESKSLEELAEEYIEDLVERSLVLVARKRSNGRMRHCKIHDVLRDLSITKGREER
- the LOC140863112 gene encoding putative disease resistance RPP13-like protein 3 isoform X5, with translation MSRVQIIPITGMGGIGKTTLARNVYEDNSTVNFFDTRHWVTISQEYSVPDILGSILYVKGAEAEFLIERVYKSLKGRRYLIVMDDMWHSEVWVKVRRAFPDDFNGSRVIITTRLSEVALDIDSNSRLHRMQHFYEDQSWALFRSKAFGNDYCPPRHMEEISEIGKSIASNCKGLPLATVVITGMLKANKTREYWENIAENVNVASTINDDRYSGIFSLSYSNLPRHLKSCFLYMGFFAEDYETPVKKLIKLWVADEFLEPSSSESKSLEELAEEYIEDLVERSLVLVARKRSNGRMRHCKIHDVLRDLSITKGREERLD
- the LOC140863112 gene encoding putative disease resistance RPP13-like protein 3 isoform X8; this translates as MSRVQIIPITGMGGIGKTTLARNVYEDNSTVNFFDTRHWVTISQEYSVPDILGSILYVKGAEAEFLIERVYKSLKGRRYLIVMDDMWHSEVWVKVRRAFPDDFNGSRVIITTRLSEVALDIDSNSRLHRMQHFYEDQSWALFRSKAFGNDYCPPRHMEEISEIGKSIASNCKGLPLATVVITGMLKANKTREYWENIAENVNVASTINDDRYSGIFSLSYSNLPRHLKSCFLYMGFFAEDYETPVKKLIKLWVADEFLEPSSSESKSLEELAEEYIEDLVERSLVLVARKRSNGRMRHCKIHDVLRDLSITKGGTGSS
- the LOC140863112 gene encoding putative disease resistance RPP13-like protein 3 isoform X2 codes for the protein MSRVQIIPITGMGGIGKTTLARNVYEDNSTVNFFDTRHWVTISQEYSVPDILGSILYVKGAEAEFLIERVYKSLKGRRYLIVMDDMWHSEVWVKVRRAFPDDFNGSRVIITTRLSEVALDIDSNSRLHRMQHFYEDQSWALFRSKAFGNDYCPPRHMEEISEIGKSIASNCKGLPLATVVITGMLKANKTREYWENIAENVNVASTINDDRYSGIFSLSYSNLPRHLKSCFLYMGFFAEDYETPVKKLIKLWVADEFLEPSSSESKSLEELAEEYIEDLVERSLVLVARKRSNGRMRHCKIHDVLRDLSITKVLSRGFWVFPAFLGLVRRLARCSGVAAERCLSSGAVVISGLTTDAVRIIVLEFRAGIACLVELRLD
- the LOC140863112 gene encoding putative disease resistance RPP13-like protein 3 isoform X1; protein product: MSRVQIIPITGMGGIGKTTLARNVYEDNSTVNFFDTRHWVTISQEYSVPDILGSILYVKGAEAEFLIERVYKSLKGRRYLIVMDDMWHSEVWVKVRRAFPDDFNGSRVIITTRLSEVALDIDSNSRLHRMQHFYEDQSWALFRSKAFGNDYCPPRHMEEISEIGKSIASNCKGLPLATVVITGMLKANKTREYWENIAENVNVASTINDDRYSGIFSLSYSNLPRHLKSCFLYMGFFAEDYETPVKKLIKLWVADEFLEPSSSESKSLEELAEEYIEDLVERSLVLVARKRSNGRMRHCKIHDVLRDLSITKVLSRGFWVFPAFLGLVRRLARCSGVAAERCLSSGAVVISGLTTDAVRIIVLEFRAGIACLVELRWDRFELEAA
- the LOC140863112 gene encoding putative disease resistance RPP13-like protein 3 isoform X7, which gives rise to MSRVQIIPITGMGGIGKTTLARNVYEDNSTVNFFDTRHWVTISQEYSVPDILGSILYVKGAEAEFLIERVYKSLKGRRYLIVMDDMWHSEVWVKVRRAFPDDFNGSRVIITTRLSEVALDIDSNSRLHRMQHFYEDQSWALFRSKAFGNDYCPPRHMEEISEIGKSIASNCKGLPLATVVITGMLKANKTREYWENIAENVNVASTINDDRYSGIFSLSYSNLPRHLKSCFLYMGFFAEDYETPVKKLIKLWVADEFLEPSSSESKSLEELAEEYIEDLVERSLVLVARKRSNGRMRHCKIHDVLRDLSITKDWTEED